The Manihot esculenta cultivar AM560-2 chromosome 1, M.esculenta_v8, whole genome shotgun sequence genome has a window encoding:
- the LOC110610108 gene encoding F-box protein SKIP5 has product MGQTLKYWVNRFKRPCEFWVTSLNEIPNSLKSKSLKSEVASNLSVVHCQVHPSSAAINGSPPSTPFTALFIQCPPAIKRFSSTTVTEVFQQIGGGEAPDETTLLCSRGSDSALEFLSTCKLANLTVKAELGCCLLHRSGRLTIDGCILQCESNPLDYLSCPIVTTAGGSEIFSSSVKTSCDGVSVFQTRIEGGSKAVVTSGKLALQRVRVICSRTCVYFWFDVEDN; this is encoded by the exons ATGGGTCAGACTCTGAAATACTGGGTTAATCGGTTTAAGAGACCTTGTGAGTTTTGG GTCACGTCCTTAAATGAAATCCCTAATTCCTTAAAATCAAAATCACTGAAATCTGAAGTTGCCTCCAACCTTTCCGTCGTTCACTGCCAAGTGCATCCATCGTCCGCCGCCATCAACGGTTCGCCGCCATCAACG CCGTTCACTGCCCTGTTCATCCAATGTCCACCAGCCATCAAAAG gttttccaGCACAACTGTGACTGAAGTTTTCCAGCAG ATTGGTGGAGGTGAGGCTCCTGATGAAACAACACTCTTGTGTTCCCGAGGTTCAGACAG TGCATTGGAGTTCCTGTCCACTTGCAAATTGGCGAACCTAACAGTGAAGGCAGAGCTTGGTTGTTGCTTGCTTCATAGAAGTGGAAGGCTAACTATAGATGGCTGCATCCTTCAATGTGAGTCAAACCCTTTGGACTATCTCTCATGCCCAATCGTGACTACAGCTGGGGGGAGTGAGATTTTCTCCTCCTCTGTGAAGACTAGTTGTGATGGTGTTTCTGTTTTTCAAACTCGGATAGAAGGGGGTTCCAAGGCTGTTGTTACAAGTGGGAAGCTGGCTTTGCAGCGAGTTCGAGTCATCTGTTCTCGAACTTGTGTTTATTTCTGGTTTGATGTAGAAGATAACTGA
- the LOC110610118 gene encoding mitogen-activated protein kinase kinase kinase 20 — protein MQWVRGKCLGKGSYGSVFLAHPTTPDWPLLAVKSAYFRKSSSLMKERRILLGLFGSEGIVKCYGSCLSLEFFTTVYNLLMEFAPGGCLLDLINKTYGGKIPEDDVRQYARMILKGLSSIHKNGYVHCDLKPANILVFPSEQGLSQLKIADFGLAKELGERDLGKPCSFRGTPLYMSPESVGISVIRPALDIWSLGCVVIEMITGNPPCKGLGMQGLLNRLVLESRSPDIPENMSREGKDFLSKCFTRPYYQRWTADMLLNHPFIVGEKLT, from the coding sequence ATGCAGTGGGTTCGCGGCAAGTGTTTAGGGAAGGGATCTTATGGCTCGGTGTTCTTGGCCCATCCAACCACCCCTGATTGGCCGTTGCTTGCTGTTAAGTCTGCCTACTTCAGAAAATCTTCTTCGTTAATGAAAGAAAGGAGGATCCTGCTCGGTCTTTTTGGCTCTGAAGGGATTGTCAAATGTTATGGATCCTGTTTGAGTCTTGAGTTTTTTACCACAGTTTACAACCTACTAATGGAGTTTGCACCTGGAGGCTGTCTTTTGGACTTGATCAACAAAACTTATGGAGGAAAAATACCAGAGGATGATGTGAGGCAGTATGCTCGAATGATTCTTAAAGGTTTATCTTCCATACATAAAAATGGATACGTTCACTGTGATCTTAAGCCTGCCAACATCCTAGTTTTCCCTTCTGAACAAGGATTGAGTCAGCTCAAGATTGCAGATTTTGGCCTCGCCAAAGAACTTGGTGAAAGAGATTTGGGAAAACCCTGTAGTTTCCGAGGAACTCCCTTGTACATGTCTCCTGAATCCGTAGGGATTTCTGTGATAAGACCAGCTTTGGATATTTGGTCTCTTGGTTGTGTTGTGATTGAGATGATCACAGGAAATCCACCATGCAAGGGACTGGGCATGCAAGGGTTATTAAACCGTTTGGTGCTGGAGAGTAGATCGCCTGACATACCTGAGAATATGTCAAGGGAAGGGAAGGATTTCCTAAGCAAGTGTTTCACGAGACCCTACTATCAGAGGTGGACAGCTGATATGCTCTTGAATCATCCTTTTATTGTCGGGGAAAAGCTTACTTAA
- the LOC110612953 gene encoding V-type proton ATPase subunit c2, whose amino-acid sequence MASGFSGDETAPFFGFLGAAAALVFSCMGAAYGTAKSGVGVASMGVMRPELVMKSIVPVVMAGVLGIYGLIIAVIISTGINPKAKSYYLFDGYAHLSSGLACGLAGLSAGMAIGIVGDAGVRANAQQPKLFVGMILILIFAEALALYGLIVGIILSSRAGQSRAE is encoded by the exons ATGGCCTCTGGATTTAGCGGCGATGAAACAGCGCctttctttggcttccttgGCGCTGCCGCTGCCCTTGTTTTCTCTT GTATGGGAGCTGCCTATGGGACTGCCAAGAGCGGTGTCGGAGTAGCGTCAATGGGCGTGATGAGACCGGAGCTCGTGATGAAATCAATAGTTCCTGTAGTCATGGCTGGAGTCCTCGGTATCTATGGTTTGATCATTGCTGTTATTATTAGCACTGGGATTAACCCTAAAGCCAAATCATATTACCTCTTTGATGGTTACGCTCACCTTTCTTCGGGTCTGGCTTGTGGTCTCGCTGGCCTTTCTGCTGGTATGGCTATTGGTATTGTTGGTGATGCTGGCGTTAG gGCTAATGCACAACAGCCAAAACTTTTTGTTGGCATGATTCTCATTCTAATCTTTGCTGAGGCACTGGCTCTGTATGGACTCATTGTTGGCATCATCCTTTCTTCCCGAGCTGGCCAATCCAGAGCTGAATAG
- the LOC122724581 gene encoding myosin-4-like yields MDEVKFPKNFVLSRDNIHAIVDAFSAGRSVSEAAAEVVQATSSKKVSRSPAKVPSQVAKPSSRSSKSSRPSGRGGPSSPLESAEGSRSAPASSEAVIEASLVITEQTSVVEQVERGTAHSPEKVSGGKDKEDSGTGLEIVLIEDRTPEDLTQDAPAPVRTEPEGSGVVPAKTGDKRPAPPRTSVPSPARKKSRATTGSSMALPPIGKGKSAAAELPLPSSGNALKASDITSESPASAVADLLRMQMFGGVTQASDPRLLALTGLLASSTEEQVSFRSRSREELGNTIREMLLMVTGLVTEVDIRDHSFRESVDRRIEEARKEENISATNDARGNLAAAREQIQTLQAELNSALEALKRAEEETAETAKHTSSLEDELSRTRKVLQESDERATALEARCKGVSEQLSSMANALQERNEALGQKAEVQRQYDALKADFDGLQAHMKEERTQKEAALARVQVLEQELSASSDRIRDLTSLAEEFKLRHDQLNQEVRALECKAQLVREQCIAEYQESDELKEKIVQAGESAVQDYKDSSEFKEFVAEACEAHLGKYLASGEMKRAIVNEALRFYSTGYNRGLREARWAPDTPLSELRKREVDSDGEPVMYGEDDLPMPRGDCRVGGRSTVSSSDDAELEEEDVEVLGSKDDDPVAEEENPNLGSEIAPAADVESSDPRDTELPADVTANRDSVGEGVLIDVSPLRTIYPPTSPER; encoded by the exons ATGGACGAGGTCAAGTTtcccaagaactttgtcctatctcgggacaatattcatgcaatcgtCGACGCCTTTTCAGCTGGTCGTTCAGTATCTGAAGCTGCTGCGGAAGTGGTTCAAGCTActtcctccaagaaggttaGCCGATCTCCAGCCAAAGTTCCCTCTCAAGTTGcaaagccgagctctcgcagttCCAAGTCATCCAGGCCATCTGGCCGTGGCGGACCGAGCTCGCCTTTGGAGTCTGCCGAAGGGTCTAGGTCtgctccagcctcctcagaggcCGTGATAGAGGCTTCCTTGGTTATCACGGAGCAGACTTCTGTTGTTGAGCAAGTGGAGCGGGGTACTGCCCACTCTCCTGAGAAGGTATCTGGGGGTAAAGACAAGGAGGATTCCGGGACAGGACTGGAGATCGTCCTTATTGAGGACCGAACTCCAGAGGATCTCACCCaagatgcccctgcccctgtgaggactgaacctGAGGGTTCTGGGGTCGTTCCAGCAAAGACCGGGGACAAGCGCCCAGCTCCTCCGAGAACGTCTGTCCCATCTCCAGCTaggaagaaatccagggctaCTACAGGGTCTTCCATggctcttcctcccattgggaaaggaAAAAGTGCTGCTGCCGAGCTTCCGTTACCTTCCTCTGGCAACGCTTTGAAAGCGTCGGACATTACCTCTGAGTCTCCAGCCAGTGCTGTTGCTGACCTGCTCAGAATGCAGATGTTCGGCGGGGTTACACAAGCTTCGGATCCCCGTcttcttgccctgactggtctcttagccagtTCTACTGAGGAACAGGTATCTTTCCGATCTCGTTCTCGTGAAGAGCTCGGGAAcacaatcagggagatgctaCTGATG GTGACGGGTCTTGTCACGGAGGTGGATATCCGTGATCATTCCTTCCGGGAGTCTGTAGACCGCCGGATTGAGGAAGCGCGTAAAGAGGAGAATATATCTGCAACTAATGATGCGAGGGGGAATCTGGCTGCTGCTCGAGAACAAATCCAGACCCTCCAGGCGGAATTGAACTCTGCATTGGAGGCCCTTAAAAGGGCTGAGGAGGAAACAGCTGAGACAGCGAAGCACACCTCGTCTTTAGAAGATGAGCTGTCTCGGACTCGCAAAGTTCTCCaagagtctgatgagagggcaacGGCCTTGGAGGCTCGCTGCAAGGGAGTTTCGGAGCAACTATCCTCTATGGCGAATGCTCTTCAAGAGAGGAATGAGGCTTTGGGTCAAAAAGCGGAGGTCCAGCGCCAGTATGATGCCTTAAAGGCAGATTTTGATGGACTTCAAGCTCATATGAAGGAGGAGAGAACTCAGAAAGAGGCGGCCCTAGCTCGGGTGCAGGTCCTCGAGCAGGAGTTGAGTGCAAGTTCTGACCGTATCAGAGATCTGACTTCTTTGGCTGAAGAATTCAAACTTCGTCATGATCAACTTAACCAGGAAGTCAGGGCGTTGGAATGTAAAGCTCAGCTGGTACGCGAGCAAtgcatagcggagtatcaggagtctgacgaGCTGAAGGAGAAAATCGTTCAGGCCGGTGAGTCGGCTGTTCAGGACTACaaggactcttctgagtttaaggagtttgtagctgaggcctgtgaagcGCATCTTGGTAAATATTtagcttctggtgaaatgaagAGGGCTATTGTTAATGAAGCCCTTCGTTTTTACTCAACCGGCTATAATcgtggtttaagagaagctaggtGGGCTCCTGATACCCCGTTGTCAGAGCTTCGCAAGCGTGAAGTAGATTCAGATGGCGAGCCAGTAATGTATGGAGAGGATGATTTACCTATGCCCCGGGGAGATTGCCGTGTTGGTGGCCGGTCAACTGTGTCTTCCTCGGATGACGCCGAGCTGGAAGAAGAGGACGTGGAAGTCCTTGGGTCGAAGGATGACGACCCTGTTGCTGAGGAGGAGAACCCCAACCTTGGGTCGGAAATTGCTCCTGCTGCTGATGTTGAGAGCTCTGATCCAAGGGATACTGAGCTTCCTGCAGATGTTACTGCAAATAGGGATAGTGTGGGCGAGGGAGTTTTaattgatgtaagtcctttaaggactatctaTCCTCCTACTTCGCCTGAGAGGTGA